Within Streptomyces antibioticus, the genomic segment CCGCTGTCGGCGGCGGCCGGCGTCTCCGCGGCAGGCACGGGCACGGGCCCAGGCCCGGACCCGGGTTCAGGGGGCGCCTCGCGTATCCGATGCCCGGCCGGCGTCAGGAAGTGGTCGTGCGGCGGCCTCGGGTGCCGGAAGGCGAGCCCCCGTTTCACCAGCGCCGCGAGCTGCGCGGGCGTGCCCCGCAGCCGCCCGGTGACCGGTTCGGCGGCGTCGATCACACGCCGCTGCGCGGCGGTCGGCGCTCGGCTCACGGCATGCCCCTTCGTGCGTTCCGCTGTCCACTCGAAGGCTACGGCCCGGGTCTGACATTCCAGGCGGCGATCACCGGCCGCCCGTGCTCGGTGCCCAGCCGGGACAGGGTCCCGGTGGCGAGCTGGAAGTGCGCGCCCTCGGAGGCGGGCAGCCCGAGCCGCCTGGCGGTCAGCACCCGCAGGAAGTGCCCGTGCGCCACCAGCACCACACACCCCTCGGTGTTGGCGTGCGCCGCGTCGATCTTGGCCAGCATCCGGTCGGCCCGCTCCCCGACCTCGTCCGGGCTCTCCCCGGGATGCTCGGGCGGCCCGGGCGCGACCCCGTCCGTGAACAGGAACCAGTCGGGCCGCTCCCGGTGGATCTGTACGGTCGTGACGCCCTCGTAGCCGCCGTAGTCCCACTCGCGCAGGTCGGTGTCGATCCGGAAGTCGCGCAGCCCGATCAGCTCGGCGGTCTCCCGCGCGCGCTGGAGCGGGCTGACGAACGCGGCCCCGATCCGGTGCGAGCGGATCATCGGCACCAGCCGCCGCGCCTCGTCCCGGCCGTGTTCGGTCAGCGGGACGTCGGTCCACCCGGTGTGCCGACCGGACCGCGACCACTCGGTCTCACCGTGCCGCACGAGAAAAAGATCACCCATGCGGTCACCGTAAGCGCTCCTACTGCCGGTATCCGCTCAGGAACCTGCCGATCCGTCCGATGGCCGCCTCCAGGTCGTCCGCGTGGGGGAGGGTGAGGACGCGGAAGTGGTCGGGGGCGGGCCAGTTGAAGCCCGTGCCCTGCACCACCTGGATCTTCTCGCGCAGCAGCAGATCGAGGACGAACTTCTCGTCGTCGTGGATCGGATGCACCTTGGGATCGATGCGCGGGAACGCGTACAGCGCGCCCTTGGGCTTCACACAGGAGACGCCGGGGATCTCGTTGAGCTTCTCCCAGGCCACGTCGCGCTGTTCATGGAGCCTGCCGCCCGGCGCGGTGAGGTCGCGGATGGACTGCCGGCCGCCGAGCGCGGCCTGGATGGCGTACTGGGCGGGCGCGTTGGCGCACAGGCGCATGGAGGCCAGCATGGTCAGGCCCTCCAGATAGTCGCGCGCGTGCTGCCGGGGTCCGGTCACCACCAGCCAGCCGGAACGGAAGCCCGCCACCCGGTACGTCTTCGACAGACCGCAGAAGGTCAGCACCACCAGATCGGGGGCGAGGGCGGCGGCCGAGTGGTGGACGGCGTCGTCGTACAGGATCTGGTCGTAGATCTCGTCGGCGAACACCATCAGGCCGTGCCGGCGGGCCAGATCGAGGATGCCCTCGACGATCTCCTTCGGATACACCGCGCCGGTGGGGTTGTTGGGGTTGATGATGACGACGGCCTTGGTGCGGTCGGTGATCTTCGCCGCCATGTCGTCCAGGTCGGGGTACCAGTCGGCCTGTTCGTCGCACAGGTAGTGGACCGCCTTGCCGCCCGCGAGGGTGGTCACCGCCGTCCAGAGGGGGAAGTCGGGGGCGGGGATGAGGATTTCGTCGCCGTCCTCCACCAGCGCCTGTACGGCCATGGAGACCAGCTCGGACACGCCGTTGCCGAGGAAGACGTCGTCGACGCCGACCTCCAGGCCCAGGTCCTGGTAGCGCTGGGCGACCGCGCGGCGGGCGGAGAGGATGCCGCGCGAGTCGGTGTAGCCGTGCGCCTGCGGCAGCATGCGGATCATGTCCTGGAGGATCTCCTCCGGCGCCTCGAACCCGAAGAGCGCGGGGTTGCCGGTGTTGAGGCGGAGCACGCTGTGGCCCGCCGCCTCCAGCGCGTCGGCGTGCTCGATCACCGGGCCGCGGATCTCGTAACAGACCTCGCTCAGCTTGTTGGACTGCCGGAACTCCATGCGCGCTCGCCCCTCCGGTTCGTGGTGTCGCTTGGTTTTACCAAGCTCGAGCTTGGAAAGTCCAACAACATGTCTAGACTGCGTCGCATGTCACCTCGCCGAAGCTACGACCAGTACTGTTCCGCCGCCCGCGCCCTCGACGTCGTGGGTGACCGCTGGACCCTGCTGATCGTCCGGGAGCTGCTCGCCGGCCCGCGCCGCTACACGGATCTGCACGCCGACCTGCCGGGCGTCAGCACGGACGTGCTCGCCGGACGGCTGAAGGACATGGAGCGCGACGGCCTGGCCACCCGGCGCCGGCTGCCCCCGCCCGGCGCGGCCTTCGTGTACGAACTCACCGCACGTGGCCGGGAGTTGCTGCCGGTGCTGCAAGCGCTCGGGGCCTGGGGCGAGGCGGAACTCGGCGAGCGCCGGCCCACCGACGCGCTGCGCGCGCACTGGTTCGCGCTCCCGCTGCTGCGCGGCCTGGAGGGCGAGGGGCTGGTCGAAGTCCGGCTGGAGGAAGGGGACTTCCATCTCCACGTCGGGACGGTGGAGGGGCCGGTCCACGGCGACGGCCGCGCGCCCCGGGAGCCCGACGCCCGGCTCACGCTCGACGCCGACACGGCGGCGGCCGTCGCGCGCGGGGAACTCGCGGTGCCGGACGCCGTGCGCGCGGGGAGGATCGAGGTCACGGGCGACGGGACGCTGGCGAAGGAACTGCGCGAGGCGTGACGGACGGTCAGGACCGGTGCGCGACATGAGAGGAGGCCCACCACGCGGTCGTGGTGGGCCTCCCGGGGCTCATGCCGTAAGGCGGCCGGTCAGGCGCCCGGCGGCACCTGCCGGGGCCGCCCCGAGCCGCGGGTCAGGGTGTAGCCGCCGATGCCCGCCAGCGCGGCCAGCACCGCGCCGATCCCGGACCACACCCAGCGGTCGGACCACCAGCCGGACGCCCAGCCGTCGTCGGGCTCCAGGCTCGACAGCACGGCGGACGCCGACGAGTCCTCGTCCTCGTCCTGCGCGGCCGACTGCACCGCCACGCCGGGGATCAGCGGCTCCGCCAGTGAGCCGTCGACCGCCGCCGAGCCGCCGATGTGCTTGGACTCCACGCGGAGTTCGGCGTTCATCGGCAGACCCAGGTCGGACGCCTTCAGACCGGTGGCCGTCAGCCGGACGTAGTACGTGCCCGGCAGCGGGTCGTTCGCCCACGGCTCCGACCAGGCGCGGACCGTGCGCAGCACACAGGTCAGCTCGACGGACGCGGTGCCCTCCGCGGCGGTGCGGGTCTGGGCGCCGTACTGGCACGCCTGACGGCGCCGCAGACCGTCGTACACATCGACCTGCCAGGTCTGGGACGCGTGCTGGTCCGGCAGCTTCACCGTCGCCTTCACGGTGGGCCGTCCGCCCGAGTCGGCCGGGAACGACCAGTACAGGTAGTCACCCGTGGACGCGCTCGCCGTGGCCGTCTGTCCCTGCTCGACCTCCGTCGCCGTACGGAACGACGTGCCGGCCGAGGTGGGTCCCGTGCCGTCCTCGGACGGGCTCGCGGAGGGGGTGGAGTCGGCGGCGGCGGGACCGGCCGCGAGCCCCAGCGCCAGCAGGGCGCCGCTCAGCACTCGTGTGATTCGCATCAGTTGGTCCTCCAGACCGCGACACGCCAGCGGGACACCCAGCCCCAGACGACTCCGGCGAGGAAGCCGACCAGCACCAGCAGGGCGAGCAGCCACCAGCCGCGGCCGAGACCGAAGGAGGCCACGTCGGACGCGGGGGAGGGGGAGTCGACCACGTCCACGGTCAGCTCCACCGGCATGCCCGGCGTGGTCTTCACACCGGCCGCGGCCGAGTAGGAGTTGGTCACCTGGAGACAGACCGCCTCGGCCGCCGCCTCGTCGTCGTCGCTCTCCGCCTTCGGGTAGCGCAGACCGGTGGAGACGACGTCGGTACGGCCGATGCCGGACGCCTCGCCGCGCACGATCTCCCGGCCGTGCACGGTGACCGCCCGCAGCAGCACGCCGTAGTGGGGGTTCATGGCCCGGTCCGACGACACGCTGACCGAGGCGCGCAGTTCCTGGCCCGGCTCGACGTCGACCCGGTACCAGCGCTCCTGGCCGAACTCCTCACGGTCGGTGTAGAGCCCGGACTTCAGGGTGGGCGCCTCGGCGCAGGAGTCCGCGCCCTCGGTGGCGACCGGGGTCACCACCGGGTCGGCCGCGCGGTCCACCAACTGGTTCACCTTGTCGGTGAGTTCGTCGGTGTGCTCGACCGAGGTGTAGGTGCCGCCGGTGGCCTCGGCGATGCAACTGAGCTGCTGCCGCATCTTGGTGTTGGGCACCAGGCCGAGGGTGTCGATGGTCAGGCCGATGCCCTTGGCGGCTATCTCGCGGGCCACCTCGCACGGGTCGAGCGGGGCGCAGGTGTCCTCGCCGTCGCTGATCAGCACGATCCGCTTGGAGCCGGAGCCGCCGTCGAGGTCGTCGGCCGCCTTCAGCAGGGCCGGGCCGATCGGCGTCCAGCCCGTCGGCGACAGGGTGGCCACCGCCGCCTTCGCCTCGGTGCGGTCCAGCGGGCCCACCGGGTAGAGCTGGGCGGTGTCCTTGCAGCCCGTCTTCTGGTCGTTGCCGGGGTAGTTGGCGCCCAGCGTGCGGATGCCGAGCTGGACCTCCTCGGGCGTCGCGTCCAGCACCTCGTTGAACGCCTGCTTGGCCGCGGCCATGCGGGTCCCGCCGTCGATGTCCTTGGTCCGCATGGACCCGCTGACGTCGAGAACCAGGTCGACCTTGGGCGCGAGGGCGGATATCTCGTCGGCGGCGGCCCCGGACGGGAACGCGAGCCCCGCCGTGAGCGCGGCGAGCAGGGCACAGACGCCCGCCGCCAGCCGTTGTGTTCTGATCATCGGCGGATCCTAGTGATCAGGAGTGTCCGGCCACAAAACGGGGTCCGTCGCGGAGGTCAAGCCGTCGTCGCGGTCAGCGGGTTGGGGAGGCTCGTCCACTGGTCGCCGGGGCTGCCGGGGGACAGACGCATCAGCGTCAGCGCCTTCACCGGGAGGGGTTCCCCGCGCAGGGCCGTCAGATCGGGGCCGGGCGGCAGGTCCCGCACCGCCGCTTCCAGGGCCGCCGCAAGGTGCGCGCCGCTGCCCAGGGTGGCCGCGAGCGCGCCGCAGATCAGGGAGCCGAAGAGCTTGCGCCGCAGGGCCGTCACCTCGTCGGTGCGGATACGGGCGGGGAGTTCGTCGGGCAGGGGGATCCCGGCGGCGGCCAGTCGCGCCGGGCCCACCCGGATGTCGGCGAGGTCGCGGTAGACCAGACGCAGGGGTGCGCCGGACGGGTCCAGCACGACCAGCAGGTTCTGTCCGTGCGCCTCCAGGGCCACGCCCAGCTCCAGCAGCCGCAGTCCGACCGTGAGGCACAGCCGCGCGAAGTCGGCCGACCAGGCGGGGGAGTCGGGCAGGCCGGTGGTGGCGAGGGCGGCCACCGGGACGACGTGCTCGCCCGGTCCGCCGTGGACGGCGGGCGACTCGCGCAACACCGCCGCCAGGTCGGGTGAGTTGGCGGTGGCCGCGCCCAGGGTCCGGGTCACGTGCAGCAGTCCGTCCGAACGGGCGGCCAGGATCTCCCCGAACGCCGACAGCGCCGCCGAAGCGGCCACCGAGCCGACGGAGATGTCCCGGACCGAGGACGTCAGACGCGTGCTCAACGCCGTCTTCACATGCGGTCCGTCCGGCAGCGCGAGGGTGCGCAACGACATCAACGGGTGCGCGGAGACGCCCTGTTCGCAGGTGCGCTTGAGGACGTGTGCCGCCTGCCACGGATGCACCGGGAGCACCAGCCGCCGCCCGTCCCGCAGTTCGGCCGGCCACTCGCCCGACACCAGACACTCCGCCACCGGCACCGGCAGCAGCCCCAGCCGTACCACGGGCCCGTGCTCCGGACCGTAGGCCAGCTCCTCCGCCACCGTGAATCCGGGCCGGGAACGGCAGTTGGGGTGGTAGGGGTGCCCGTCGACCACCCTGCGCTCCCACTCCCAGTCGTGCACCGGCCACTCCTTCGAGTGAACCCCGGCAGTCGGCTGCCCGGCCCGTGACAGCGCCAAGGACGCGACACTGTGGCCGAGTTCGACCGCGAAGCCGTCGCCGTGCGGCACCCTCAGCGCCGCCGTCAGCCGGGCGGGATCGTCGTACGCCACCCCGTCCAGCCGCACTTGGCCCACATACGCCGTGGTGGCGTACGGGTCGGACAGCGGGCCGTGCAGGCGGCGCCCGTCGCGCAGCCGCAGCGTGAGGCCCTCCGCGCCCCGCTCCCGCCCCGCGATCCAGGGCAGCGGCTCATGCGCCAGGGCCCGCCACAGCCGGGTCAGCACGGCCGCCCGGGCACCGGGCAGCGCGGCCGTGAACCGGGGGCCGAGGTCGGGCCGTACGACGGCGAGTTCGGCGGCGAGTTCGGCGGCCACCTCGGCCTCGGCGGCGGTGGGGGGACGGTGCACAGGCGGACTCCTCGGTGCGGAGGTCGAATCAGACACGGACGCGGATACGGCGACGGATCAGGGTACGAATACAGGCACAAGTCGGGTACGGACCGTTAAGGCCATCCCGTCACGGCGAGGTCGCGACGGCAGCGATACTGATCGTCTCCGCACGAATGAACCGTAGGGAACCGTGGACCGCGCCGATCTCAGCCCCCCGTCCGCCGAGGCCGCAGCACTCGCGGCGGCTCCCGCAGAGGACGGCGCGGCCGACGCCTACGCGGCCGCGCCCCTGCTCAACTGCCTGCTGCGGGAGGTCGCCGAACCCCTGCCGGAACATCCGGAAGGGCACGGCCGGTTCGTGTACCGGCTCCCCGGCACCGGCCGATTGCTGCGGGTGCGCGGCACCCGGCGCCCCGCCGACCCCGAGGTGAACGCGGACGGCACCTGGCACCCGCTCGGGCATCGCGCCCTGGTCGAGCTGACCGCCGAGGAACTGTGCCGCCGCACCGGCCTGTCCAACGACGAACTGCCCACCGAGATCATCGACAGCAGGGACGTGGTCGCCGCCCTGCTCGCCGCACGCGCGCGTGCCGTCCCGCCCGCCGACCCGTACCGGCGCTCCGAGCAGTCCCTGGTCACCGGCCACCCCCACCACCCCGCCCCCAAGGCGCGCGGCGGCGCCCCGGCCGCCCGCTGGCTGCCGTACGCGCCGGAGGCGTACGCCCGCTTCCCGCTGGTGCTGCTGGGGGTGCGCGAGGACACGGTCGTCGAGGAGGGCGACACGTCCGCCCTGGACGCGCTCGGCACGGCACCGCCCGGCTACCGGCTGCTGCCCGCCCACCCCTGGCAGCTCGACCTGACGGGCGCCCGGCTGGCCCCCGCCCTCGCCGACGGTCGGCTGATCCGGCTCGGCACCACCGCCTTCGACACCTGGCCGACCGCCGCCGTCCGCACGCTGTACGCGCCCGAGCGGGACCTGTTCCTGAAGTTCAGCCTCGACGTGCGCATCACCAACGACATCCGCAGGCTGTGGCGGCACGACCTGCTGCGGCTGCGCCGTACCGACGAGGCCGTCGCGAAGGCGTTCGAGGCGGGCGGCGGTCCCGCGGCCTGGCTGAGCGACCGCGGCTACCGCACCGCCGGATTCGCCTTCGAGGAGCTGGCCGTCCTGGTCCGCGACGGACTGCGGGGCCACCTCCGCCCCGGCACGACCCCGCTGCTCGCCGCCGGGCTCGCGGAGGGCTTCGACGGCAGCCCGCTCGCCGCGACGACGGACCCGGCCGCCTGGTGGGAGGCGTACCTGGCCGCCGTCGTCCCGCCGGTGCTCGCGGCCTTCGCCGACCACGGTGTCGTCCTGGAGGCCCATGTCCAGAACACGCTGGTCGCCGTCGGCCCGGACGGTACGCCGGAGCAGGCGCTGTTCCGGGACGCCGAGGGCGTGAAGCTGCTGCCGGAGGTGGACCGCGCCGCGGGCTGGGAGCGGCTGGTGTACTGCCTGGTCGTCAACCACCTCCTGGAGATCGCCGCCGCTCTCGCCGAACGGCACCCCGGGCTCGACCCCTGGCCGGCCGTCCGCCGCGAGCTGGTCCGTCACGACCTGCCCGAGGCGCACGCCCTGCTCACCGCGCCCACCCTGCCCGGCAAGACGAACCTGCTGCTGCGCTGGACCGGCGCGGACGGGGCGGACGCGCGCTATGTGCCACTGCCGAATCCGCTGGCCGGTGCATGACACGCCTTCCGGTGCATGACACGCCTTCCGGTGCATGACACACCCACAGGAGCCGGCGCCCGGTTGCGCCACCCGGCCCCCACCCCGTCACCCGCCCGGGGCTTCCTCCCCTGACGTCACCCCCCTCCCCGTGTCGATTACCCGATGATCGCGGCGCGGCTGGCACGCTCACTGCTCGTCCTCACCAGGTCACGGACAGCAGGGGAGTTCACACATGTGGAGCAAGGTGCACTGGGGTGTGGCGGGGGTCGTCGCGATCGCGTCCCTCCAGGCGTTCCTGCCGTCGGCCCACGGCCAGGACCGCCCTCGGACACCGGCCTCGGCAGGGGCGCGCAGCGAGGAGCGGGCCGTCGTGGTCACGCCCGACAAACGCGGCGCCGTACTGCGCGCCGTGGCCACCCGGCCGTTCAGCATGCTCGGCGTCACCTGGGACGATCCGGCGGTGCGCCTCGTCGGGACCGTGGAGGTGCGCACCCGCGCCGCCGAGACGGGCGAGTGGTCGGAGTGGCGCACGCTGGACAGTGAGGAGGGCCAGGGCGACGAGACGGCACTGCGCGGCGGCACCGACCCCCTGTGGGTGGGGCTCTCCGACGGCGCGGAGGTGCGGGTCGCCGCGTCGGCCGACGAGGTGTCCGCCCTGCCTGCGGGGCTGCAACTCGACCTGATCGACCCCGGGCGGGACGCCCCCGCCCCGCAGTCGGCCCGGCTCCCGGCCGCTCCCGCGCAGGGCGCCCCCGGTACGGCGTCCGCGCCCCGCCCGGCGATCGTCCTGCGCGCCGGATGGGGCGCCGACGAGTCGATCAGCCCGGCGGCCCCCGCCTATCTCGCGGGCGGCAAGGTCAAGGCGGTGGTCGTGCACCACACCGCCGACTCCAACAGCTTCACCTGCGCCCAGGCGCCGGCCGTGCTGCGGGGCATCTACGCCTACCACGTACAGCAGTTGGGCTGGAAGGACATCGGCTACAACTTCCTGGTCGACCCCTGCGGCACGATCTACGAGGGCCGCAAGGGCGGCGTCGACCGCCCGGTGCTCGCCGCCCACGCGTACGGCTTCAACTCCCAGACCACCGGCGTCGCCGTCCTCGGCACGTACACCACCGCCGCGCCCAGCGAGGCGGTCCTCAGCTCGGTGGCCCGGCTCGCGGCCTGGAAACTCGGCCAGTACGGCGTCGACCCCACCGGCACCACCACGCTCACCGCCGGGGCGGACGGTACCAACTACTTCCGCAAGTCCTGGAAGCTGGGCGCCCAGTTGAACTTCTCCACCATCCACGGCCACCGCGACGGCTACAACACCCTGTGCCCCGGCGACCAGCTCTACGCCGAACTCCCCACCATCCGCGCCCTGGCCGCGAGCAGCACGGTCAAGACGGCGGACGAGCAGCCGGTGCCGACGCCGGTCCCCGGAAGCGGTGACTGACAACGGCGTTCCGCACCGGGGCCCGCCCCTGGTTACGATGGTCGCCCAGCGACGAGATCGGCCTGAGGACATGCTGAGAGAGGTCACCGCGACCCGGTACATCGCACCCCTGCGGTCGGGCGGCTCCGTGCCCGCGGTGGTCGAGGCGGACGACCTGGGGACGTACGTCGTCAAGTTCACCGGGTCGGCGCAGGGGCGGAAGGCGCTGGTCGCCGAGGTGATCGTCGGGGAGCTGGCGCGGGCGCTCGGGCTGCGCTTCCCCGAACTGGTGTTCGTGGAGTTCGATCCGGCCGTCGCCGACGAGGAGCCGCACCAGGAGGTGCGCGACCTGCACGGCGCGAGCGCGGGACGCAATCTCGGCATGGACTTCCTGCCGGGCGCCCGCGACTTCACCCCCGAGGCCGCGAAGACGTTCCCGGTGGACCCGCTGGAGGCCGGCCGGATCGTCTGGCTCGACGCCCTCACCGTGAACGTCGACCGGACGGTCCACAGCTCCAACCTGATGATCTGGCCGACCTTCGGGACCGTGCCCCCGCGCCTGTGGCTCATCGACCACGGCGCGGCGCTGGTCTTCCACCACCGTTGGGACGCCTCCGACCCCGCGAAGTCCTACGACTTCCGCCATCACGCCCTCGGCCACTACGGCCCCGACGTGCGCGCCGCCGACGCGGAACTCGCGCCGAAGGTCACCGAGGAGCTGCTGCGCGGGATCGTCGCCGAGGTCCCGGACGCCTGGCTCACCGACTTCGCGACGCCGGACGAGGCCCGGGAGGCGTACGTGACGTATCTCCACGCGCGCGTGCGGGCCTCCGCGGAGTGGCTGCCCACCGACTTCCCCAGCCGGGAGGAACTCGCCGCCGAGCAGGCCCGGCGTGCGGCGCGGACGGAACGAGAACGGCCGGACTGGCTCAAGCGGGTCCCCGACCTGCACGGCAAGCCGGCCGCCGAACAGGATTGGTCGGTGCACCTCACATGACGGACGAGCGGCGGGTCGAGATCGAGTACTGCACCCAGTGCCGCTGGCTGCCGCGTGCCGCCTGGCTGGCCCAGGAGCTGCTGACGACCTTCGAGGCCGAGCTGACCGAGCTGTCGCTGAAGCCGGGCAAGGGCGGTGTCTTCGTCGTGCGGGTCGGTGACGAGGTGGTCTGGGACCGCCGCGAGCAGGGTTTCCCGGAGCCTACGGCGGTCAAGCGGCTGGTCCGCGACCGAGTGGCCCCGGGGAAGTCCCTGGGCCACTCGGACACACCCGCGTGAGCGCCTTTCGGCGTCAGCCGCGCAGCAGGCGGTAGGCGGGCAGGGTGAGGAAGTCGGCGTAGTCCTCGTCGAGCGCCACCTCCAGCAGCAGATCGTGCGCCTGCTGCCAGTGCCCGGCGGCGAACGCCTCCTCGCCCAACTCCGCGCGGATGTTGGCCAGTTCGTCGGCGGCGACCTCGCGGGCCAGCTCGGGGGTCGCCTTCAGACCGTTCTCGAACTCCACCCCGGCGTTGATCCACTGCCAGATCTGAGAGCGGGAGATCTCGGCGGTGGCCGCGTCCTCCATGAGGTTGAAGATGGCGACCGCGCCGAGTCCGCGCAGCCACGCCTCGATGTAACGGATGCCGACCTGAACGGCGTTGACCAGGCCCGGGTACGTGGGCTTCGCGTCCAGCGAGTCGACCGCGATCAGGTCGGCCGCCTCGACGTGGACGTCCTCGCGCAGCCGGTCCTTCTGGTTCGGCCGCTCGCCCAGGACCCGGTCGAAGGACTCCAGGGCGATCGGCACCAGGTCGGGGTGGGCGACCCAGGAGCCGTCGAAACCGTCGTTCGCCTCACGGTCTTTGTCGGCGCGGACCTTCTCGAAGGCGACCTTGTTGACCTCGGCGTCGCGCCGGGAGGGGATGAAGGCCGCCATGCCGCCGATGGCGTGCGCGCCCCGCTTGTGGCAGGTGCGCACGAGGAGTTCGGTGTAGGCGCGCATGAACGGCGCCGTCATCGTGACGGCGTTGCGGTCGGGGAGGACGAACCGGGGGCCGCCGTCCCGGAAGTTCTTCACGATGGAGAACAGGTAGTCCCAGCGGCCCGCGTTCAACCCCGAGGCGTGGTCGCGGAGTTCGTAGAGGATCTCCTCCATCTCGTAGGCGGCCGTGATGGTCTCGATCAGAACGGTCGCGCGGATTGTGCCCTGCGGGATGCCGATGTGGTCCTGCGCGAAGACGAACACGTCGTTCCACAGGCGGGCTTCGAGGTGGGACTCGGTCTTGGGCAGGTAGAAGTAGGGGCCCTTGCCGAGGTCGAGCAGCCGCCGCGCGTTGTGGAAGAAGTACAGCCCGAAGTCGACCAGGGTGCCGGGCACTTCCTCGCCGTCCACCTGGAGATGGCGCTCGTCCAGGTGCCAGCCGCGCGGCCGCATCACGACGGTGGCGAGTTCGTCGGCGTCCTTCAGGGCGTACGACTTGCCGGAGACCGGGTCCGTGAAGTCGATACGGCGGGTGTAGGCGTCGGTCAGGTTGAGCTGACCGAGGATGACGTTCTCCCAGGTCGGCGCGGAGGCGTCCTCGAAGTCCGCGAGCCAGACCCGGGCGCCCGAGTTGAGGGCGTTCACGGTCATCTTGCGGTCGGTCGGGCCGGTGATCTCCACCCGGCGGTCCTCCAGCGCCGCCGGGGAGGGCGCCACCCGCCAGGAGTCGTCGGCGCGGATCGCTGCCGTCTCCGGGAGGAAGTCCAGGGTGGAGGTGCGGGCGATCTCCGCGCGGCGCTCGGCGCGGCGGGCGAGCAGCTCGTCACGGCGCGGGGTGAAACGCCGGTGCAGCGCGGCCACGAAGGCGAGGGCCTCCTCGGTGAGGACCTCCTCCTGCCGGGGCAGGGGCTCGGCGTCGACGATGGCCAGCGGGGACGGCGCTGGTGCGGACATGAGCGGTCACTTCCTTCAGCGAGCGTGGCACCGGGTGCCGGGAGGTTCCGTGCTTCCTATCGGTGGATGTTTGTGGATAGTAGTTTCCTCATCGTGGAAGATCAATGGTCTGTCGATGTCGAGAGACCTGCCGAGAGGCCCGGGTTCACTCCAGTCGGGCGAGGTCCGCGGGCGTGTCGATGTCGTACGGCCGGGCCACGTCCCCGCACTCCACGAGCGTGATCGCCGCCTCCCGCGCCCGGAGGTAGGCGCGCGCCCCCTGGTCGCCGGTCGCGCTCGCCGCGACGCCCGCCCAGTGCGCGGCGCCGAACAGCACCGGATGCCCGCGCACCCCGTCGTAGGCGGCCGACGCGAGGGTCTCCTCGCCCCGGAACGCGGCCCGCACCCGGGCCGCCGCCTCCGCGCCGATGCCCGGCTGGTCGACCAGCGACACCAGCGCCGCCTGCGCGCCCGACCCGGTGACGGAATCGAGCCCGCACCG encodes:
- a CDS encoding HipA family kinase; its protein translation is MLREVTATRYIAPLRSGGSVPAVVEADDLGTYVVKFTGSAQGRKALVAEVIVGELARALGLRFPELVFVEFDPAVADEEPHQEVRDLHGASAGRNLGMDFLPGARDFTPEAAKTFPVDPLEAGRIVWLDALTVNVDRTVHSSNLMIWPTFGTVPPRLWLIDHGAALVFHHRWDASDPAKSYDFRHHALGHYGPDVRAADAELAPKVTEELLRGIVAEVPDAWLTDFATPDEAREAYVTYLHARVRASAEWLPTDFPSREELAAEQARRAARTERERPDWLKRVPDLHGKPAAEQDWSVHLT
- a CDS encoding SelT/SelW/SelH family protein → MTDERRVEIEYCTQCRWLPRAAWLAQELLTTFEAELTELSLKPGKGGVFVVRVGDEVVWDRREQGFPEPTAVKRLVRDRVAPGKSLGHSDTPA
- the aceB gene encoding malate synthase A, whose amino-acid sequence is MSAPAPSPLAIVDAEPLPRQEEVLTEEALAFVAALHRRFTPRRDELLARRAERRAEIARTSTLDFLPETAAIRADDSWRVAPSPAALEDRRVEITGPTDRKMTVNALNSGARVWLADFEDASAPTWENVILGQLNLTDAYTRRIDFTDPVSGKSYALKDADELATVVMRPRGWHLDERHLQVDGEEVPGTLVDFGLYFFHNARRLLDLGKGPYFYLPKTESHLEARLWNDVFVFAQDHIGIPQGTIRATVLIETITAAYEMEEILYELRDHASGLNAGRWDYLFSIVKNFRDGGPRFVLPDRNAVTMTAPFMRAYTELLVRTCHKRGAHAIGGMAAFIPSRRDAEVNKVAFEKVRADKDREANDGFDGSWVAHPDLVPIALESFDRVLGERPNQKDRLREDVHVEAADLIAVDSLDAKPTYPGLVNAVQVGIRYIEAWLRGLGAVAIFNLMEDAATAEISRSQIWQWINAGVEFENGLKATPELAREVAADELANIRAELGEEAFAAGHWQQAHDLLLEVALDEDYADFLTLPAYRLLRG
- a CDS encoding peptidoglycan recognition protein family protein, translated to MWSKVHWGVAGVVAIASLQAFLPSAHGQDRPRTPASAGARSEERAVVVTPDKRGAVLRAVATRPFSMLGVTWDDPAVRLVGTVEVRTRAAETGEWSEWRTLDSEEGQGDETALRGGTDPLWVGLSDGAEVRVAASADEVSALPAGLQLDLIDPGRDAPAPQSARLPAAPAQGAPGTASAPRPAIVLRAGWGADESISPAAPAYLAGGKVKAVVVHHTADSNSFTCAQAPAVLRGIYAYHVQQLGWKDIGYNFLVDPCGTIYEGRKGGVDRPVLAAHAYGFNSQTTGVAVLGTYTTAAPSEAVLSSVARLAAWKLGQYGVDPTGTTTLTAGADGTNYFRKSWKLGAQLNFSTIHGHRDGYNTLCPGDQLYAELPTIRALAASSTVKTADEQPVPTPVPGSGD
- a CDS encoding nucleotidyltransferase family protein, which gives rise to MTYTEDEVVGLVLAAGGGRRLGGRPKALLTYRGRPLVEHAAGVLRAAGCTRVHVVLGAAADAVREAARLEEEGWVVVENPEWEEGMGTSLRCGLDSVTGSGAQAALVSLVDQPGIGAEAAARVRAAFRGEETLASAAYDGVRGHPVLFGAAHWAGVAASATGDQGARAYLRAREAAITLVECGDVARPYDIDTPADLARLE